From a region of the Natronogracilivirga saccharolytica genome:
- a CDS encoding ribonuclease HII — protein MGLDEVGRGCLAGPVVASGVILDPEKPVEGVTDSKLLKSSSREKLAGTIKKKALCWTIAWCENTEIDKLNILKASLQAMVRCVEKTNPVPDYLLVDGNKGLETLMIPSMTLVSGDRLSASIAAASILAKVYRDNIMKTYHREYPEFGWDKNVGYPTAVHYDALGKFGYTPYHRRSFRLKTDKAYTKRP, from the coding sequence ATGGGACTGGATGAAGTTGGAAGAGGATGCCTGGCAGGACCAGTGGTGGCATCCGGTGTAATCCTTGATCCTGAAAAACCGGTAGAAGGTGTCACTGACAGCAAACTGTTAAAATCATCAAGCAGGGAGAAGCTGGCCGGCACAATTAAAAAGAAAGCCCTGTGCTGGACTATTGCCTGGTGCGAAAACACTGAAATCGATAAGCTGAACATTCTCAAAGCATCGCTGCAGGCAATGGTAAGATGTGTTGAGAAAACCAACCCCGTGCCTGACTATCTTCTGGTGGATGGAAATAAAGGACTTGAGACACTGATGATACCCTCCATGACACTGGTTTCCGGAGACCGGCTGAGTGCCAGCATTGCAGCTGCTTCCATACTGGCCAAAGTTTATCGGGACAACATCATGAAAACATATCACCGGGAATATCCGGAATTTGGGTGGGACAAGAACGTCGGATATCCAACCGCAGTTCATTACGATGCCCTTGGAAAATTTGGCTATACGCCGTATCACAGAAGATCGTTTCGTCTGAAAACAGATAAGGCTTACACCAAAAGACCGTGA
- a CDS encoding OmpH family outer membrane protein has product MKKAWIIFGFIFIAGLLSPMEKAHAQQNELRIGYVDPQHIMRSMPEMAAIERRLQNFVERKRQEFAEKEATFRQEVEEYQQKMAVISDEAKRQEEERLAELNLELQEFQQNFQQEVQERQFELLEPLLDKIQDAIESVADERGFTFVLNTMTNNGDFIILYASDEAQRDYDITDEVMQRLDLM; this is encoded by the coding sequence ATGAAAAAAGCTTGGATTATATTCGGATTTATCTTTATTGCGGGTCTTCTTTCCCCAATGGAAAAAGCCCACGCACAGCAAAATGAATTGCGTATCGGTTATGTTGATCCGCAGCATATCATGAGAAGCATGCCTGAAATGGCAGCAATTGAGCGGCGACTCCAGAATTTTGTCGAAAGAAAGCGACAGGAATTTGCAGAGAAAGAAGCTACTTTCCGGCAGGAAGTGGAAGAGTATCAGCAAAAAATGGCAGTTATTTCCGACGAAGCCAAGCGTCAGGAGGAAGAGCGACTCGCGGAACTCAATCTCGAACTTCAGGAGTTTCAGCAAAACTTCCAGCAGGAAGTACAGGAGCGTCAGTTTGAACTGCTTGAACCGTTGCTCGACAAAATTCAGGACGCCATCGAATCAGTGGCTGATGAGCGAGGATTTACCTTTGTGCTGAATACTATGACCAACAACGGTGACTTTATCATTCTCTATGCATCAGATGAAGCACAAAGAGATTATGATATCACTGACGAGGTTATGCAGCGCCTCGATTTGATGTAA
- a CDS encoding OmpH family outer membrane protein, whose translation MRQLASITILILALSVSAIAQPRVGYMNPQAVLDNLPEKEAIERQLNRFLDSREAEFEEKSIEFQNNLARFQQEAPELSEEETEQRQQELQQQDQELEQFQMRVQQELEQRQDELLGPVLREMNNIIESIAQDMNLDYVLNQETGQGEMLLLYISEDGKEDLDLTDKVLSRMTN comes from the coding sequence ATGAGGCAACTGGCATCAATAACAATACTTATTCTGGCTCTGTCAGTATCTGCAATTGCCCAGCCGAGGGTAGGATATATGAACCCCCAGGCAGTATTGGACAATCTCCCCGAAAAGGAGGCGATTGAGCGGCAACTGAATCGTTTTCTGGACAGCAGGGAAGCAGAATTTGAAGAAAAGTCCATCGAATTTCAAAACAATCTCGCCCGTTTTCAGCAGGAAGCTCCGGAGTTGTCTGAAGAAGAGACTGAGCAGCGACAGCAGGAACTTCAGCAGCAGGATCAGGAACTGGAGCAGTTTCAGATGAGAGTTCAGCAAGAGCTGGAACAACGTCAGGATGAGCTTCTTGGCCCGGTTTTGCGGGAAATGAACAACATTATTGAATCCATAGCACAAGACATGAATCTTGACTATGTACTCAATCAGGAAACAGGTCAGGGTGAAATGCTCTTGCTCTATATCTCGGAAGACGGAAAAGAAGACCTTGATCTGACAGATAAGGTATTATCACGTATGACAAATTAA
- a CDS encoding OmpH family outer membrane protein encodes MFITAVPSHAQQKIAYIDSDFVMEEIPEYEGIKQRLETIAENWKEEIDEMQVEIERLRQEFEAREILFTPDVRRQRQQEIDNKVRDREQYIERRFGPEGDYFRQQEELLEPLQQRILEAVVKVAERDGYDHVFDRAGDYLFLFSRDRWDISRDVLEEMGIFVDDEDSL; translated from the coding sequence ATGTTTATTACAGCTGTTCCTTCCCACGCCCAGCAGAAGATCGCCTACATTGACTCCGATTTCGTAATGGAAGAGATACCGGAATATGAAGGTATAAAACAACGCCTGGAGACCATCGCCGAAAACTGGAAAGAAGAAATTGATGAGATGCAGGTTGAAATTGAGCGGCTCAGACAGGAGTTTGAAGCGCGTGAAATTCTTTTTACTCCCGACGTCAGGCGGCAGCGGCAGCAGGAGATCGACAATAAAGTAAGGGACAGGGAACAGTACATTGAACGTCGTTTTGGTCCGGAAGGAGATTATTTCAGGCAGCAGGAAGAGTTGCTCGAACCTTTGCAGCAACGGATTCTTGAAGCTGTCGTAAAAGTTGCCGAGCGGGATGGGTATGATCATGTATTTGACAGAGCTGGTGACTATCTGTTTTTATTTTCAAGAGACCGGTGGGATATCAGCAGGGATGTGCTCGAAGAGATGGGTATATTCGTTGATGATGAAGATTCTCTTTAA
- the bamA gene encoding outer membrane protein assembly factor BamA: protein MRNILSVAIPALLGLAFLTATQLNAQSPDAEESGFRPVNPLEDQPRMYEILEINASGSRFYSEAFIISTSNLNVGTNIRIPGEEIPEAIKRLHNTGLFSDVKIYKEEVEREGIVLEIEVTEQPRLESYTIEGVRRSHRRDLQDKINLATGFAVTESRKSQAKNTIHRYYNERGYRNTKVDIHVSEVDTVRNRVSLEFDVDRGDRIQIREIKFDGNESFSDRRLRRNLGDVKRDRWWRIFTRQTFSEQEFEEGQEELLGFYRENGFLDARVREDSVYVFERSRGREAIGVYLNIEEGPQYHLRNIEWEGNTVYEDEALTEALDMQTGDVFNEKKFQENLTMNRHETDVTSMYNNIGYLFFQVQPDLERVEGDSIDARMFIVEDDIATVRMVEFSGNTKTHDDVVRRTLRNMPGSRYSRSAIMRSIRELAQLGYFNPEAIQPDLDVDYEEKKVDITYMLDESQSTDNFEFSGGYGGRQFGLILAAKVNFNNFSAQNLFNSEAWRPLPSGDGQRLSLGVQVTGQGYQNFSFAFQEPWFLGRPNSFGVNMSYSLFSGSGGGFFRTGSTRQEMFSGSISYGRRLTFPDDYFRHITRLRYQYFDVEGYQSLLGGQASIISVEQELQRNSLDNPISPNSGSKFSIRAEVAPPIPGFSQYFKTELDYQYHIPIVGNLVSSFGAEYGYMSWFSSSNRSQFQRYYLGGTELQQQQVFTRDNIDMRGYPGGFDGSISPYQDGEEVGGTVYGKYFTELRYPLISSEQVQLIPYLFAEAGNAYLGYKQFDPFDVKRAAGFGARIFMPILGLIDLSYGYRFDGLEAPGVDAGEWQFLFNIGAPF from the coding sequence TTGAGAAACATATTATCTGTCGCAATTCCGGCCCTTCTGGGATTGGCTTTTCTGACGGCCACACAGCTCAATGCTCAGTCCCCTGATGCTGAAGAATCAGGCTTTCGGCCTGTCAATCCGCTTGAAGACCAACCCCGAATGTATGAAATACTGGAAATTAATGCTTCAGGCAGCAGGTTTTACAGCGAAGCCTTTATTATTTCCACATCAAACCTGAATGTTGGTACAAATATCCGTATCCCCGGCGAAGAGATCCCGGAGGCCATAAAACGCCTTCATAATACAGGACTCTTCTCTGATGTTAAAATCTACAAAGAAGAGGTGGAACGTGAGGGTATAGTGCTTGAAATTGAGGTGACGGAACAACCCAGGCTGGAAAGTTATACCATCGAAGGTGTACGGCGTTCCCACAGGCGCGACTTGCAGGATAAAATCAATCTTGCCACCGGTTTTGCCGTTACCGAGTCAAGAAAATCCCAGGCCAAAAACACCATACACCGTTACTACAACGAGCGCGGTTACAGAAACACCAAAGTTGATATTCATGTGTCTGAGGTAGATACCGTACGGAACCGGGTTTCCCTGGAGTTTGATGTGGATCGCGGTGACAGAATACAGATCCGTGAGATCAAGTTTGATGGTAATGAATCGTTTTCTGATCGGCGGCTGCGCAGAAACCTCGGAGATGTCAAACGAGACAGGTGGTGGCGAATTTTTACACGCCAGACATTCAGCGAACAGGAGTTTGAAGAAGGTCAGGAAGAGCTTCTCGGTTTTTACCGCGAAAACGGATTTCTTGATGCACGTGTACGAGAGGATTCGGTCTATGTATTTGAACGCAGCCGCGGCCGGGAGGCCATAGGTGTTTACCTGAATATTGAAGAAGGCCCGCAATACCATCTCAGAAATATTGAGTGGGAAGGAAATACCGTGTATGAAGATGAAGCCCTTACCGAGGCTCTGGACATGCAGACCGGTGATGTATTCAATGAAAAGAAGTTTCAGGAAAACCTGACAATGAATCGCCACGAAACCGATGTTACCAGTATGTACAACAACATCGGTTATCTGTTCTTTCAGGTTCAGCCCGATCTTGAACGGGTTGAGGGAGATTCCATCGATGCCAGAATGTTTATCGTCGAGGATGACATCGCAACGGTGCGAATGGTAGAGTTTTCCGGTAACACCAAAACACATGACGACGTCGTTCGCCGGACATTGCGCAACATGCCGGGTTCGCGTTACAGCAGATCTGCTATCATGCGCTCCATCAGGGAGCTTGCCCAGCTTGGATACTTCAATCCCGAAGCCATTCAGCCCGATCTCGATGTAGATTATGAGGAGAAGAAAGTCGATATCACCTACATGCTCGATGAATCGCAAAGTACCGATAATTTTGAGTTTTCAGGCGGTTATGGCGGACGGCAGTTCGGCCTGATCCTTGCAGCAAAAGTCAATTTCAACAACTTTTCCGCTCAGAATCTGTTTAATTCCGAAGCATGGCGTCCGTTGCCAAGCGGAGACGGTCAGCGATTGTCCCTGGGTGTACAGGTGACCGGTCAGGGTTATCAGAATTTCAGCTTTGCCTTTCAGGAACCCTGGTTCCTTGGGCGACCCAACTCATTTGGCGTCAACATGTCCTATAGTCTGTTCTCCGGATCAGGCGGCGGTTTTTTCAGGACCGGAAGTACCCGCCAGGAAATGTTCTCCGGATCGATTTCTTATGGAAGAAGACTGACCTTCCCGGATGATTATTTCAGACATATCACCCGGTTGAGATACCAGTATTTCGATGTTGAAGGCTATCAGAGTTTGCTTGGCGGACAGGCCAGTATCATTTCGGTCGAACAGGAACTCCAGAGAAACTCACTGGACAACCCGATTTCTCCGAATTCAGGGTCGAAGTTTTCCATTCGTGCTGAAGTAGCACCACCCATCCCCGGATTTTCCCAGTATTTCAAGACCGAGCTTGATTACCAGTATCACATCCCGATTGTAGGAAATCTGGTGTCTTCTTTCGGTGCAGAATACGGTTACATGAGCTGGTTCAGTTCGTCAAACCGGAGTCAGTTCCAGCGTTACTATCTGGGTGGTACCGAGTTGCAGCAACAGCAGGTATTCACGCGGGATAACATTGATATGAGAGGATATCCCGGGGGATTTGACGGATCTATTTCACCCTACCAGGATGGTGAAGAGGTAGGTGGTACCGTTTACGGTAAGTACTTTACAGAACTTCGGTATCCGTTGATAAGCAGCGAGCAGGTGCAGTTGATTCCCTATTTATTTGCCGAAGCTGGTAACGCCTATCTTGGATACAAGCAATTTGATCCGTTTGACGTGAAACGGGCGGCCGGCTTTGGTGCCCGCATATTTATGCCGATTCTCGGACTTATTGACCTGAGTTACGGTTACCGTTTTGACGGACTGGAAGCACCTGGTGTCGATGCCGGCGAATGGCAGTTTCTTTTCAACATTGGCGCACCATTCTGA
- a CDS encoding isoprenyl transferase, giving the protein MKEEGISTDNSRTEDQQKQLQLQKSGKIPRHIAVIMDGNGRWARNRGSVRIMGHKAGVDSVRDITEACAEIGVKHLTLYAFSTENWGRPKGEISALMKLLVQSLRSETRKLDENDIRLSTIGELDRLPPTCRQELEYAKELTSGNQRMELCLALSYSGRWDLNQAMNSIAQKVKNGDLGPEDITQDAISRHLATSRMPDPDLIVRTSGELRLSNFLLWQAAYSELYVTDTFWPDFRRDELYKAIDSFQQRERRFGKIPVTPELEESTI; this is encoded by the coding sequence ACCGATAACTCCCGAACCGAAGACCAGCAGAAACAGCTGCAGCTTCAGAAAAGCGGGAAAATTCCCCGGCATATTGCCGTTATCATGGACGGAAACGGCAGATGGGCAAGGAACCGGGGAAGTGTTAGGATAATGGGCCACAAAGCCGGAGTGGATTCCGTGCGCGATATAACAGAGGCATGTGCAGAAATCGGGGTCAAGCATCTGACCCTGTATGCCTTTTCCACCGAAAACTGGGGACGCCCGAAAGGTGAAATCAGTGCCCTGATGAAACTGCTCGTCCAGTCCCTCAGAAGTGAAACCCGTAAACTGGATGAAAACGATATCCGGCTTTCCACTATCGGGGAACTTGACCGCCTGCCTCCAACCTGCAGGCAGGAGCTCGAATACGCAAAGGAGCTTACATCCGGCAACCAGAGAATGGAACTTTGCCTTGCCTTGAGCTACTCCGGGCGGTGGGATCTGAATCAGGCAATGAACAGCATCGCGCAAAAAGTCAAAAACGGAGATTTGGGACCGGAAGATATTACCCAGGATGCCATCTCACGGCATCTGGCAACATCCCGCATGCCAGACCCCGATCTTATTGTGAGAACAAGCGGTGAATTGCGTCTGAGTAATTTTCTGCTTTGGCAGGCGGCCTACTCCGAACTGTATGTTACCGATACCTTCTGGCCTGACTTCCGCAGGGATGAACTGTACAAAGCCATTGATTCATTCCAGCAACGGGAACGGAGATTCGGGAAAATTCCGGTAACGCCCGAACTCGAAGAGTCGACGATCTGA